The Drosophila mauritiana strain mau12 chromosome 2R, ASM438214v1, whole genome shotgun sequence genome has a segment encoding these proteins:
- the LOC117138569 gene encoding uncharacterized protein LOC117138569 isoform X10, whose product MSKKMWQKIFKSKSQKPQPLAKINKRHSRIAYEEYQQLTDLLAGENGQLSFGNEKENEHENGNGSGSINVFEQQPLQGSFNSLQFSEAHQLQQQQQQKSQQQQLSTFSRVRNTFSMKRNSSSSKKLGNAKPTTSSTTDPETEDSRRGAEDDLPAPPPLTSGSSLPVPEYVPEQLTQLTPCPCCSRTFVVDALRKHVVICEKASKKRKIFDSSRQRRDGTALSTYVLPKNFGLPSAERTVGIPSPPITSRETTSVNAAPEPVNSPLPVRRKSQTEMVRSTARASMRKAASTLSSNSATEAPAVAPAASTAPAAPAAPAAPLVRERSLAKRIKAPACDRCPHCDRTFNPKAFDRHVEWCKEKAIQATMKSTNSQETSKAKERLEARKQYRPPNLKTKRSLARDKYSGNHEEVLEAGEMTTPKPNLMSHSMTSSVHSDITQAQVTSSRAGSRAKANSTVTQNQVNLFNEDPPSPPPPKERSALRRSKRTQRESCNEIDETMEQLRRNGGGDALQLAKLDCVEAPVLQPARRRKRGPKTDKLDGVEKQICLPQVTMTFDELNGLIKRKGGTPICNVEMDEQGIGSLVSKHHSSATLVRQAHRRIRTKENPDLELRALQSSCSAISKDVQSSLVPMQRNQSKIYSGSEEESPRSEIQIKLETATMRTVCRPQKKSGRSSQVMTNSEPKRALPMSDLKESFEAINQSIGQTVLPRLQMGNERQDYEPEEDGTDNYTSDLDEEPKGDDLMARAAKLIERARSNSSPIRNPELLDSHSEHDEEQPEAERELRLPPLTKQNSNVSRRGSLENNESAIAYFKALNAKRRSNSGLGDKYDPFLSAKRQLEELCSPSTPPPEEEVTTTKATRTLTPTATSTPTATPSIAMTTSLTTAVGKPVQVTQKTTPTSNFRRTSSLRGPRRTPMLNSRPLFATNYRPTIQRGLSDEGPISTNFLKPEEFDEMPVRAACGNDFHSPRVVRRDTSASNRKQLLKLPVGGTSEASNASPSPQAARSVAKTDSLAVFLKYEHELEQLNGKAAELAAASQLTSKEQKDKSNTLSKQNSAKSLVHSTPTQLPPLTPTTVPVSPGLVKEVNYPPVATPLRLEPISKAAKNSPAPLTPIKLESIFGPKRETGLGSGSGSVAGDYIDPKLINAFDNLHVNSGISSDASSTPQQLSQGRSRSSSQSTITHERRQSGEARNLLKRKMRLGRNQFLYDASPEDADASSGCSADDEANRSSMEYDEQCWQQQQKQLLANPLPLVMPMVHNAMPTFDDFDFEEFLSSFENENDDEQFPLFKDCREFLMNRSTSRQRSFQKATSTLQTTATQITPLSHQSKIKDNHAHRSDSKMSEDKLQRQQSNASNASSQEEKSRQEMEKRPADDDQRKREIFISIETEANAQGRSPISPDSLRHMVGNAQAHIDVLHIENGNEPEHARFSKISDTEDAGNEPRDQASQSTNRLAPSSSGSGLAPNVQLNNAKNLIQQMHSEFRLMGEEASASMRRQLIGSNGGRGEEPQRSSSGLPSSNPTHQVVASSPMTPSPSADSDELSSLDGYPVSSSQGLRRGASSKLSSDSAYGSSNSPYSLSRQRSSELQAGTLQSQGLMRPHTASAKLASCMIDASTQAHTDYGTLKARQRLFAPECGNNNGEGGESYSSGSEHSFATNPKQQQNINYNYQQPLQQDQQKQQQMQQMQQQQQMQQMNCNYNYQQEQQQLHHQQQLQHQQQQPKIPTPSGYNTTNNNVPMTPTTSENSLMSTSSMSSSKKSNYCYECGSKFIFETAKFCMDCGLRRAEL is encoded by the exons ATGAGCAAGAAAATGTGGCAGAAGATCTTCAAGTCCAAGTCGCAGAAGCCGCAGCCCTTGGCCAAAATCAACAAGCGACACAGTCGCATTGCTTACGAGGAGTACCAGCAATTAACCGATCTGCTGGCCGGTGAAAATGGACAGCTCAGTTTCGGCAACGAAAAGGAAAATGAGCACGAAAATGGGAATGGAAGTGGCAGCATTAACGTTTTCGAACAGCAGCCGCTGCAAGGTTCTTTCAACTCGTTGCAGTTTAGTGAGGCGCAtcagctgcagcaacagcagcaacaaaaatcgcagcagcaacagctgtcAACGTTTTCGCGCGTTCGCAACACATTTTCCATGAaacgcaacagcagcagcagcaaaaagcTGGGAAATGCCAAGCCAA CAACAAGCAGCACCACGGATCCCGAGACCGAAGACTCTAGGCGGGGCGCAGAGGATGATTTGCCTGCCCCGCCGCCACTGACCTCCGGATCCTCCCTTCCGGTGCCGGAGTACGTGCCCGAGCAGTTAACACAGCTGACACCCTGTCCCTGCTGCAGTCGCACCTTCGTCGTGGACGCGCTGCGCAAGCACGTCGTCATCTGCGAGAAGGCCTCCAAGAAGCGCAAGATCTTCGACTCGTCGCGCCAACGCCGCGATGGAACCGCTCTCTCCACGTACGTGCTGCCCAAGAACTTTGGCCTTCCCAGTGCGGAACGCACTGTCGGAATACCATCTCCTCCGATCACCAGTCGCGAAACCACGTCAGTAAATGCTGCTCCAGAG CCAGTGAACTCACCACTGCCAGTTCGTCGAAAGTCTCAAACGGAGATGGTGCGCTCCACTGCCCGAGCCTCCATGCGCAAGGCAGCATCCACACTTTCCTCTAACTCGGCAACGGAGGCTCCAGCTGTGGCACCTGCTGCTTCGactgctccagctgctccagctgctccggctgctccCCTCGTCCGCGAACGATCTCTGGCCAAGCGGATCAAGGCACCTGCCTGCGATCGTTGCCCCCACTGCGATCGTACCTTTAATCCCAAGGCATTTGATCGCCACGTAGAATGGTGTAAGGAAAAGGCTATTCAGGCCACCATGAAGTCCACCAACAGCCAGGAGACCAGCAAGGCCAAGGAGCGCCTGGAGGCCAGGAAGCAGTATAGGCCCCCCAATCTGAA AACCAAGAGATCCCTCGCCAGAGATAAGTACTCCGGTAACCACGAGGAGGTTCTGGAAGCGGGCGAGATGACAACACCCAAGCCAAATCTGATGTCCCATTCGATGACGTCGTCCGTGCACAGTGATAT CACTCAAGCTCAAGTCACCAGCTCGCGAGCAGGAAGTCGTGCCAAAGCAAACTCCACGGTTACCCAGAACCAAGTAAATCTGTTCAATGAGGATCCACCATCACCGCCGCCACCTAAGGAACGATCTGCACTGCGCCGTTCCAAGCGCACTCAGCGGGAATCCTGCAACGAAATTGACGAGACCATGGAGCAGCTGAGGCGGAACGGCGGTGGAGATGCTCTCCAGTTGGCCAAGCTCGATTGCGTGGAGGCGCCAGTTCTCCAGCCAGCTAGACGACGCAAGAGAGGGCCCAAAACGGATAAACTAGATGGGGTCGAAAAGCAGATCTGCCTACCCCAAGTAACCATGACATTTGACGAGCTCAATGGGTTAATCAAGCGCAAAG GCGGCACGCCCATTTGCAATGTGGAAATGGATGAGCAGGGAATCGGTAGTCTGGTCTCCAAGCACCACTCATCAGCAACCCTAGTGCGTCAGGCACATCGTCGAATTCGCACCAAGGAGAACCCCGATCTGGAGTTGCGTGCCCTGCAATCGTCATGTTCAGCTATTTCCAAAGACGTACAGTCCAGCCTGGTGCCCATGCAGAGAAATCAGTCAAAGATATACTCCGGATCCGAGGAGGAGTCGCCAAGGTCAGAGATTCAGATCAAGCTAGAAACTGCAACCATGCGCACGGTATGCCGACCCCAGAAGAAATCAGGTCGCTCTTCCCAGGTGATGACTAACTCGGAGCCCAAACGAGCTTTGCCAATGTCAGATTTAAAGGAAAGCTTTGAGGCCATCAACCAATCCATAGGCCAAACAGTTCTCCCAAGACTACAGATGGGAAATGAGAGGCAGGACTACGAACCGGAGGAGGACGGAACGGATAATTATACCAGTGATCTAGATGAGGAACCCAAAGGTGATGACCTAATGGCTCGAGCAGCAAAACTGATAGAGAGGGCTCGTTCAAACTCCAGTCCCATCCGCAATCCTGAGCTGTTAGATAGCCACAGTGAACATGATGAGGAGCAACCAGAGGCGGAACGGGAACTAAGGCTGCCGCCTTTGACCAAACAAAATAGCAACGTCAGTCGTCGTGGATCCCTTGAGAATAACGAAAGTGCTATTGCGTACTTCAAGGCACTTAATGCCAAGCGTCGTTCAAATAG CGGCCTGGGGGACAAATACGATCCCTTCCTCTCGGCTAAGCGGCAGCTGGAGGAGCTTTGCTCACCCAGCACGCCGCCGCCAGAGGAAGAGGTGACCACCACCAAAGCTACTAGAACATTGACACCTACAGCAACCAGCACACCCACAGCCACACCCAGTATCGCCATGACCACTTCATTGACCACGGCAGTCGGTAAGCCCGTTCAGGTTACCCAAAAGACCACTCCGACTTCCAATTTTCGACGTACTTCATCGCTGAGAGGGCCACGTCGTACGCCCATGCTGAACAGCCGGCCGTTGTTTGCCACCAACTATCGCCCCACCATTCAGCGGGGTCTGTCCGATGAGGGACCCATCTCCACCAATTTCCTTAAACCAGAGGAGTTCGACGAGATGCCGGTAAGAGCCGCATGCGGCAATGACTTTCACAGCCCAAGAGTCGTGCGCCGGGATACCAGTGCCTCCAACCGAAAGCAACTGCTTAAATTGCCCGTGGGTGGAACCAGTGAAGCCAGCAACGCATCCCCCTCTCCTCAGGCCGCCCGCAGTGTGGCCAAAACTGACTCCCTGGCTGTGTTCCTCAAGTACGAGCACGAGCTGGAGCAGCTGAATGGCAAGGCGGCTGAGCTGGCAGCCGCCAGCCAGTTGACCAGCAAGGAGCAAAAAGACAAGAGCAACACGCTGAGCAAACAGAACTCTGCGAAGAGCTTGGTACACAGTACTCCCACACAGTTGCCACCATTAACTCCAACAACGGTGCCCGTTTCGCCAGGTTTGGTTAAAGAGGTCAACTATCCACCGGTGGCCACTCCGCTTCGATTGGAGCCCATCAGCAAGGCGGCGAAGAACTCACCGGCTCCCCTTACGCCCATCAAGCTGGAAAGCATCTTTGGACCGAAGAGGGAAACGGGTCTGGGGTCAGGATCGGGCTCTGTGGCAGGCGATTACATAGATCCCAAGCTGATAAACGCCTTTGATAATCTACATGTAAACAGTGGTATATCCTCGGATGCCAGCTCCACGCCCCAGCAGTTGTCCCAAGGCCGGAGCAGGAGTAGCTCCCAGTCCACCATCACCCACGAACGGAGGCAATCCGGTGAGGCCAGGAACCTGCTGAAGCGGAAGATGCGATTGGGACGGAACCAGTTTCTGTACGATGCCTCGCCAGAGGATGCGGATGCTTCATCGGGCTGCTCGGCAGACGATGAGGCCAACCGCTCGTCCATGGAGTACGACGAACAGTGctggcagcaacagcagaaacAGCTACTGGCCAATCCGCTGCCGCTGGTCATGCCCATGGTGCACAACGCCATGCCCACCTTCGATGATTTTGACTTCGAGGAGTTCCTCTCCTCATTCGAGAACGAGAATGACGACGAGCAATTCCCGTTGTTCAAGGACTGTCGCGAATTCCTCATGAATCGCTCGACGAGCAGACAACGCTCGTTCCAGAAAGCGACTTCGACGCTACAGACGACAGCCACACAGATTACACCACTTAGTCACCAGTCCAAGATTAAAGACAATCACGCCCACAGGTCTGATTCAAAAATGTCCGAAGACAAACTGCAACGGCAGCAGTCGAATGCTTCCAATGCCAGCAGCCAGGAGGAGAAGAGCCGCCAGGAGATGGAGAAACGGCCGGCCGACGATGATCAAAGAAAGCGAGAGATTTTTATTAGCATTGAGACGGAGGCCAATGCTCAGGGTCGCTCACCCATTTCGCCCGATTCACTGCGCCACATGGTGGGCAATGCCCAGGCGCACATCGATGTCCTGCACATTGAAAACGGAAACGAGCCGGAACACGCAAGGTTTAGCAAGATCAGCGACACGGAGGACGCCGGAAACGAGCCCAGGGATCAGGCCAGCCAATCTACCAACCGGCTGGCCCCATCCTCGAGCGGATCCggattggcgcccaacgtgcaGCTGAACAATGCCAAGAATCTGATCCAGCAGATGCATAGCGAGTTCCGGCTTATGGGCGAGGAGGCCAGTGCCTCCATGCGGCGCCAGCTTATCGGAAGTAACGGCGGTAGAGGCGAGGAACCGCAGCGCTCCAGTAGTGGGCTCCCTTCTTCAAATCCAACACACCAGGTCGTGGCCAGCTCGCCAATGACTCCGTCACCGTCGGCGGATTCAGATGAGTTAAGTAGTCTGGATGGCTATCCCGTGTCCTCGTCGCAGGGTTTACGTCGAGGAGCCAGCTCCAAGCTAAGCTCGGATTCAGCATACGGCAG CAGCAACTCACCTTATAGCTTGTCGCGACAACGCTCCTCTGAACTCCAAGCCGGCACACTACAGTCCCAGGGATTGATGCGTCCACATACGGCCAGTGCCAAGCTGGCCAGCTGCATGATCGATGCCTCCACGCAGGCACACACTGATTATGGCACCCTGAAGGCTCGCCAGCGTCTCTTTGCACCAGAATGTGGAAACAACAATGGCGAAGGAGGCGAGTCGTACAGTAGCGGATCCGAACACTCTTTTGCAACAAATCCAAAACAGCAGCAGAACATCAACTACAACTATCAACAGCCACTGCAGCAAGatcagcagaagcagcagcagatgcaacagatgcagcagcagcaacagatgcAGCAAATGAACTGCAACTACAACTAccaacaggagcagcagcagctccatcatcagcagcagcttcagcatcagcagcagcagcctaAAATCCCAACACCATCAGGTTACAACACAACCAACAACAATGTACCGATGACACCTACAACGTCAGAGAATTCACTGATGAGCACCTCGTCCATGAGCTCAAGTAAGAAGTCCAATTACTGCTACGAATGTGGCTCCAAGTTCATATTCGAGACCGCAAAGTTCTGCATGGATTGCGGCTTGAGGCGTGCTGAACTTTAG
- the LOC117138569 gene encoding uncharacterized protein LOC117138569 isoform X1, translated as MSKKMWQKIFKSKSQKPQPLAKINKRHSRIAYEEYQQLTDLLAGENGQLSFGNEKENEHENGNGSGSINVFEQQPLQGSFNSLQFSEAHQLQQQQQQKSQQQQLSTFSRVRNTFSMKRNSSSSKKLGNAKPSESDVASEASAAAATVATATAAATLTNNAPGNQLQRVLIVVNKIDVATNCLTNNLHANPTETVTTNAAIKSTTSSTTDPETEDSRRGAEDDLPAPPPLTSGSSLPVPEYVPEQLTQLTPCPCCSRTFVVDALRKHVVICEKASKKRKIFDSSRQRRDGTALSTYVLPKNFGLPSAERTVGIPSPPITSRETTSVNAAPEPVNSPLPVRRKSQTEMVRSTARASMRKAASTLSSNSATEAPAVAPAASTAPAAPAAPAAPLVRERSLAKRIKAPACDRCPHCDRTFNPKAFDRHVEWCKEKAIQATMKSTNSQETSKAKERLEARKQYRPPNLKTKRSLARDKYSGNHEEVLEAGEMTTPKPNLMSHSMTSSVHSDIGLGDKYDPFLSAKRQLEELCSPSTPPPEEEVTTTKATRTLTPTATSTPTATPSIAMTTSLTTAVGKPVQVTQKTTPTSNFRRTSSLRGPRRTPMLNSRPLFATNYRPTIQRGLSDEGPISTNFLKPEEFDEMPVRAACGNDFHSPRVVRRDTSASNRKQLLKLPVGGTSEASNASPSPQAARSVAKTDSLAVFLKYEHELEQLNGKAAELAAASQLTSKEQKDKSNTLSKQNSAKSLVHSTPTQLPPLTPTTVPVSPGLVKEVNYPPVATPLRLEPISKAAKNSPAPLTPIKLESIFGPKRETGLGSGSGSVAGDYIDPKLINAFDNLHVNSGISSDASSTPQQLSQGRSRSSSQSTITHERRQSGEARNLLKRKMRLGRNQFLYDASPEDADASSGCSADDEANRSSMEYDEQCWQQQQKQLLANPLPLVMPMVHNAMPTFDDFDFEEFLSSFENENDDEQFPLFKDCREFLMNRSTSRQRSFQKATSTLQTTATQITPLSHQSKIKDNHAHRSDSKMSEDKLQRQQSNASNASSQEEKSRQEMEKRPADDDQRKREIFISIETEANAQGRSPISPDSLRHMVGNAQAHIDVLHIENGNEPEHARFSKISDTEDAGNEPRDQASQSTNRLAPSSSGSGLAPNVQLNNAKNLIQQMHSEFRLMGEEASASMRRQLIGSNGGRGEEPQRSSSGLPSSNPTHQVVASSPMTPSPSADSDELSSLDGYPVSSSQGLRRGASSKLSSDSAYGSSNSPYSLSRQRSSELQAGTLQSQGLMRPHTASAKLASCMIDASTQAHTDYGTLKARQRLFAPECGNNNGEGGESYSSGSEHSFATNPKQQQNINYNYQQPLQQDQQKQQQMQQMQQQQQMQQMNCNYNYQQEQQQLHHQQQLQHQQQQPKIPTPSGYNTTNNNVPMTPTTSENSLMSTSSMSSSKKSNYCYECGSKFIFETAKFCMDCGLRRAEL; from the exons ATGAGCAAGAAAATGTGGCAGAAGATCTTCAAGTCCAAGTCGCAGAAGCCGCAGCCCTTGGCCAAAATCAACAAGCGACACAGTCGCATTGCTTACGAGGAGTACCAGCAATTAACCGATCTGCTGGCCGGTGAAAATGGACAGCTCAGTTTCGGCAACGAAAAGGAAAATGAGCACGAAAATGGGAATGGAAGTGGCAGCATTAACGTTTTCGAACAGCAGCCGCTGCAAGGTTCTTTCAACTCGTTGCAGTTTAGTGAGGCGCAtcagctgcagcaacagcagcaacaaaaatcgcagcagcaacagctgtcAACGTTTTCGCGCGTTCGCAACACATTTTCCATGAaacgcaacagcagcagcagcaaaaagcTGGGAAATGCCAAGCCAAGTGAGTCGGATGTAGCATCTGAagcatctgcagcagcagcaacagttgcaacagcaacagcagcagcaacattaaCTAACAATGCGCCAGGCAATCAACTGCAACGCGTCTTGATTGTTGTCAATAAGATCGATGTGGCCACTAACTGCCTGACTAATAATTTGCATGCCAATCCTACAGAAACTGTGACTACAAATGCAGCAATTAAATCAA CAACAAGCAGCACCACGGATCCCGAGACCGAAGACTCTAGGCGGGGCGCAGAGGATGATTTGCCTGCCCCGCCGCCACTGACCTCCGGATCCTCCCTTCCGGTGCCGGAGTACGTGCCCGAGCAGTTAACACAGCTGACACCCTGTCCCTGCTGCAGTCGCACCTTCGTCGTGGACGCGCTGCGCAAGCACGTCGTCATCTGCGAGAAGGCCTCCAAGAAGCGCAAGATCTTCGACTCGTCGCGCCAACGCCGCGATGGAACCGCTCTCTCCACGTACGTGCTGCCCAAGAACTTTGGCCTTCCCAGTGCGGAACGCACTGTCGGAATACCATCTCCTCCGATCACCAGTCGCGAAACCACGTCAGTAAATGCTGCTCCAGAG CCAGTGAACTCACCACTGCCAGTTCGTCGAAAGTCTCAAACGGAGATGGTGCGCTCCACTGCCCGAGCCTCCATGCGCAAGGCAGCATCCACACTTTCCTCTAACTCGGCAACGGAGGCTCCAGCTGTGGCACCTGCTGCTTCGactgctccagctgctccagctgctccggctgctccCCTCGTCCGCGAACGATCTCTGGCCAAGCGGATCAAGGCACCTGCCTGCGATCGTTGCCCCCACTGCGATCGTACCTTTAATCCCAAGGCATTTGATCGCCACGTAGAATGGTGTAAGGAAAAGGCTATTCAGGCCACCATGAAGTCCACCAACAGCCAGGAGACCAGCAAGGCCAAGGAGCGCCTGGAGGCCAGGAAGCAGTATAGGCCCCCCAATCTGAA AACCAAGAGATCCCTCGCCAGAGATAAGTACTCCGGTAACCACGAGGAGGTTCTGGAAGCGGGCGAGATGACAACACCCAAGCCAAATCTGATGTCCCATTCGATGACGTCGTCCGTGCACAGTGATAT CGGCCTGGGGGACAAATACGATCCCTTCCTCTCGGCTAAGCGGCAGCTGGAGGAGCTTTGCTCACCCAGCACGCCGCCGCCAGAGGAAGAGGTGACCACCACCAAAGCTACTAGAACATTGACACCTACAGCAACCAGCACACCCACAGCCACACCCAGTATCGCCATGACCACTTCATTGACCACGGCAGTCGGTAAGCCCGTTCAGGTTACCCAAAAGACCACTCCGACTTCCAATTTTCGACGTACTTCATCGCTGAGAGGGCCACGTCGTACGCCCATGCTGAACAGCCGGCCGTTGTTTGCCACCAACTATCGCCCCACCATTCAGCGGGGTCTGTCCGATGAGGGACCCATCTCCACCAATTTCCTTAAACCAGAGGAGTTCGACGAGATGCCGGTAAGAGCCGCATGCGGCAATGACTTTCACAGCCCAAGAGTCGTGCGCCGGGATACCAGTGCCTCCAACCGAAAGCAACTGCTTAAATTGCCCGTGGGTGGAACCAGTGAAGCCAGCAACGCATCCCCCTCTCCTCAGGCCGCCCGCAGTGTGGCCAAAACTGACTCCCTGGCTGTGTTCCTCAAGTACGAGCACGAGCTGGAGCAGCTGAATGGCAAGGCGGCTGAGCTGGCAGCCGCCAGCCAGTTGACCAGCAAGGAGCAAAAAGACAAGAGCAACACGCTGAGCAAACAGAACTCTGCGAAGAGCTTGGTACACAGTACTCCCACACAGTTGCCACCATTAACTCCAACAACGGTGCCCGTTTCGCCAGGTTTGGTTAAAGAGGTCAACTATCCACCGGTGGCCACTCCGCTTCGATTGGAGCCCATCAGCAAGGCGGCGAAGAACTCACCGGCTCCCCTTACGCCCATCAAGCTGGAAAGCATCTTTGGACCGAAGAGGGAAACGGGTCTGGGGTCAGGATCGGGCTCTGTGGCAGGCGATTACATAGATCCCAAGCTGATAAACGCCTTTGATAATCTACATGTAAACAGTGGTATATCCTCGGATGCCAGCTCCACGCCCCAGCAGTTGTCCCAAGGCCGGAGCAGGAGTAGCTCCCAGTCCACCATCACCCACGAACGGAGGCAATCCGGTGAGGCCAGGAACCTGCTGAAGCGGAAGATGCGATTGGGACGGAACCAGTTTCTGTACGATGCCTCGCCAGAGGATGCGGATGCTTCATCGGGCTGCTCGGCAGACGATGAGGCCAACCGCTCGTCCATGGAGTACGACGAACAGTGctggcagcaacagcagaaacAGCTACTGGCCAATCCGCTGCCGCTGGTCATGCCCATGGTGCACAACGCCATGCCCACCTTCGATGATTTTGACTTCGAGGAGTTCCTCTCCTCATTCGAGAACGAGAATGACGACGAGCAATTCCCGTTGTTCAAGGACTGTCGCGAATTCCTCATGAATCGCTCGACGAGCAGACAACGCTCGTTCCAGAAAGCGACTTCGACGCTACAGACGACAGCCACACAGATTACACCACTTAGTCACCAGTCCAAGATTAAAGACAATCACGCCCACAGGTCTGATTCAAAAATGTCCGAAGACAAACTGCAACGGCAGCAGTCGAATGCTTCCAATGCCAGCAGCCAGGAGGAGAAGAGCCGCCAGGAGATGGAGAAACGGCCGGCCGACGATGATCAAAGAAAGCGAGAGATTTTTATTAGCATTGAGACGGAGGCCAATGCTCAGGGTCGCTCACCCATTTCGCCCGATTCACTGCGCCACATGGTGGGCAATGCCCAGGCGCACATCGATGTCCTGCACATTGAAAACGGAAACGAGCCGGAACACGCAAGGTTTAGCAAGATCAGCGACACGGAGGACGCCGGAAACGAGCCCAGGGATCAGGCCAGCCAATCTACCAACCGGCTGGCCCCATCCTCGAGCGGATCCggattggcgcccaacgtgcaGCTGAACAATGCCAAGAATCTGATCCAGCAGATGCATAGCGAGTTCCGGCTTATGGGCGAGGAGGCCAGTGCCTCCATGCGGCGCCAGCTTATCGGAAGTAACGGCGGTAGAGGCGAGGAACCGCAGCGCTCCAGTAGTGGGCTCCCTTCTTCAAATCCAACACACCAGGTCGTGGCCAGCTCGCCAATGACTCCGTCACCGTCGGCGGATTCAGATGAGTTAAGTAGTCTGGATGGCTATCCCGTGTCCTCGTCGCAGGGTTTACGTCGAGGAGCCAGCTCCAAGCTAAGCTCGGATTCAGCATACGGCAG CAGCAACTCACCTTATAGCTTGTCGCGACAACGCTCCTCTGAACTCCAAGCCGGCACACTACAGTCCCAGGGATTGATGCGTCCACATACGGCCAGTGCCAAGCTGGCCAGCTGCATGATCGATGCCTCCACGCAGGCACACACTGATTATGGCACCCTGAAGGCTCGCCAGCGTCTCTTTGCACCAGAATGTGGAAACAACAATGGCGAAGGAGGCGAGTCGTACAGTAGCGGATCCGAACACTCTTTTGCAACAAATCCAAAACAGCAGCAGAACATCAACTACAACTATCAACAGCCACTGCAGCAAGatcagcagaagcagcagcagatgcaacagatgcagcagcagcaacagatgcAGCAAATGAACTGCAACTACAACTAccaacaggagcagcagcagctccatcatcagcagcagcttcagcatcagcagcagcagcctaAAATCCCAACACCATCAGGTTACAACACAACCAACAACAATGTACCGATGACACCTACAACGTCAGAGAATTCACTGATGAGCACCTCGTCCATGAGCTCAAGTAAGAAGTCCAATTACTGCTACGAATGTGGCTCCAAGTTCATATTCGAGACCGCAAAGTTCTGCATGGATTGCGGCTTGAGGCGTGCTGAACTTTAG